In the Arachis hypogaea cultivar Tifrunner chromosome 20, arahy.Tifrunner.gnm2.J5K5, whole genome shotgun sequence genome, TTGCTGCCAATTTCGACTCTCCATCAAATCGGAGATATTCTTACCAAAGCTTTGGCTCCAAATGCGTTTCATAGTTGTCATGGCAAGTTGGGAATGATGAATGCTACAAATTTCAGCTTGAGAGGGGGTattacataacatagaaaatgattAGCAGTATAATTAGTTACAAGTGTAAGTATAGAGTTAATAGAGCTAGCATGCAAGTGGTTCCAAAATTAGttagaatatatttataattCGTAGTTGAGGTGTAGGGTAGTGATCTGATATAAATATCCAAATAGTATAAGTTAGTAAACGTGATTTGTTTTTGTAAGTCTCAAATGGTTACATTAGAGAAAATAATTCAGAAAGTTCTATTACTTTCTTTTTgattcttccttcctttctttctttttttttctctcttcctctctcattTTATCGTTTTTCTAATTGCATCTATCAAGAACTGAGATCCTACTCTTCTAAACTTACCAATTTTTACAATAATCAATTAAATCATAGTATAATCAAACTATTTTATGATAATATAGTCAAACTTTTTTACCAATATTAGATATGTATTTTTATACAGATTATTTAGACAATCTCATCTTTTAACAAATTCAATTGAATAATTGATTGTCATTATctcatttattttttgaatataatcaaaattaagtgaaaactacactaatatatatatatatatatatatatatatatatatatatatatatatatatatatatatatgaaattaattgatattattataattaacatattttgatttgtcatgattatattaaattatttaatttttatattaatgagAAATACAATATTATATTTCTTAAAATATAAGGATACCAATATCACACTTACAAATTAGAAACATCAATCATATTATCttgttcttaaaaaaaaaagcacatatgttttcttataaataaaaaatgtcacgtaatttaaataataaaagagaaagagaatccCATGCTCACCAATAAGAACATGAATACATGCTAAATTGATAAATCAGCAGCTTTATACATACACATATATACCAGTAAATTCAATAAGGGAGCAGGAATCCAATAAACAGTATCATATCATCCCCATCTTACAATCTCATTcctgtatatttaatatttttctacaGTCATCTACCGAACAAAACAGAAAATCATTGTACACACAttggagagaaaataaataaataaatacaaaagtatATGACCCGTAAAGACAAAAAATACAGCATGTGATCACATGGTAACAATCTTTCGATTGCGCCATACCCGCTTAATTAGCAGAAATATTGTAAACACCTACTCTCTGACTTGATTgaaagaaacataataaaaaatagagtaaagtatactttttatctctgaagtttggcaaaagtttcaaaaatactcctaagttttattttatttcaattttgtcctaaaagttttcaatttgcatcaaatataccctcgacggctaaattttcaaaaaatttaagaccaatttaacaataatgcatgaaaattatgcttgatttgtttgtgttgaggattgttcttatgaaattgttattgaattggtcttaaattttttgaaaaattagctgtcaggggtatgtttgatgcaaatcgaaaatttttgggacaaaattaaaacaaaataaaacttagggatatttttgaaatttttatcaaactttaaggacaaaaaatatactttaccctaaaaaaTATTGCCCACCAAAATTTAAATTAGCTAGCAAatgaattaaatatattaaattaatataaaatatatattaaaaataaattaaacaatatatatttatatacaaatatataataattaattttgatagttaatttttgtgtataaataatatttatattttttaaataaaataattaaatatttcaaaacaaaataataattactTTTGTGGGAGCTAAACGGAGACACGCGGCAAAGATCTAGAATCAGTTTGATAGTGGCatcaataaaagagaaatatttttcataattatctTATGTAATTTAGTTTTGTCGCAATCAAGATTTACATTGTCAATGACGATGATTAATCTTCTGAGACTATAAAAGttcccggttaaattagtaaaataGTTTCTGAAACTTATactattgataaaaataatttagaaaaatacgaatatttataaaaagttaaaaaatataataaaaataattaaatatacaatttttaaaagaatttagatatcgaattttgatataaaaataatgtTACAGAACGAATACACTTTATTATTTTTAGCCTACGATTAgcgaataatatttaaaaatattgactaaaaGTAGGATACTgaattgttaaattaaaaatatgtttaattaaatttttatattttttaattgaatttttatatgaTATTAAATATTGAATTAAATTCTGTTGtaacaaaaacaatgaaattaatagaatattctattaaacgaAACGAATATGTCCAATACTTGAATGAATATTCTGTAtagtttaatagaatattctattaattttaatatttttgtcatggtaaagacttaattacaaaatatataatatatgaacctaattaaaaataaatatagagactaaattaaaaatttaataaaattatagaactgacaaaataattaaatcttaaaaatattaGGATGCTGacataaataatgatcaaataaattaaaattgttagctTTTAAATTTTTCTCTTGATATGATGTTTTATATATAAGATTTTAAATGAATtcattcattttaaaaatataataataaaaaatttcttccattttttatatataatttttaggttaatttttttatattgattaaatatatgtgtaatacattGTTATTGGAAGATGAGGTGTTTTTTTtatatggtatttttttattactattatttaaatcggacggtccgatttgtttgaagaaaaaaataaactacaaattgGAGGGTCTGAtttgtttgaagaaaaaaataaattacaaatcgaaCCTccgatttatatattttattttttctatttttaaaaataaaaatcgaacggtccgattttaacattaaattttttttatttttaaaaacacaaatcggacggtccgatttgtgattgttggtttaaaaaataaaataaattagaggcACCGATTTATTTTAGTCATAGCAGGTAAAACTCATTTCTTTTCACATGATTCTGAGATACAcccctctctttctctcacaAAAAATTATAAGCGTAATTTCTAAAGACTTAACCAAATATTCCCAGATTCTTTTGCATTTTGCAGACAAAAGTTCCTCTATTAGTTAAAGGGTAGTCTGACAAAATTATCccatgtgaattttacactataTCGAATGATACAAAAGTTTTTTGGCCCAATACATTAAGcatgatataaaataataataataaaaaaacaaatatagtTAGTTGTAGTTTGAGCTTAGGTATTGCCGttgggttagagagagagagagagagagagagagtttgggAGTCGTCTATAATATGAGCGAATAGGAAGATGTGCGTCTAAAGTCCGAAGCATTTGTCATAACTTGTTGAAGAGAGTACACAAGTTCGGTCAATTTTGCTGCACCTTGGCCAGGCCTGCACCTTCCTTCCTCCATCTacatcttctttttattcttctctctctctctctctctttattcccTCTTAAACCTTCTCTAGTTCCACCTCGTTTTCCTAGTGAATATTCACACGTTGTAGATACCACAcaacaacacaacacaacacaacacaacacatactttcttctattttctttgtctttctcaaaGCCAATTCAAATTAATAAGGTTGAGAGCCAGGATTATTGGAAACCAAATCAAAGATGGGTTTTTTCTCAAAGGAAGAGAAATCAAAGAGGGTATTGAGGGGAGTCAAGACGGTGTTCTTCTTGATCACCATGGTTatgtctcttcttctcttctctgccCCGGTTCTACTTGTCATAGCCGATGCACTTGTTCCTTCTGCTCTGCTTTCAActctctcctcctcttcttcttcttcttcttccctctccATGGAAACACTCTCTTCCCATTTCCGCAACTACGATTTCAGATACTCACTTCTTGACATACCCCTCGTCTCCATCATAAGGTCCTTCATCATCTTCTGTAagtacaattattattattattatctcagCAAGCTACGATTTTGATATGGTTTTCGACGACCCTTTTGGACTGAAATCAAAAGGGGTGCCTTAGTTTTTGCATAttcaaaaagaattgattttggtaAAACGCTTAGCTTGAATTTCAATTGTTACCAATTGCCAAAACAAGTACAAGTATGATTTTTGAAGGCCCTGTTGGACTAAACTCAAAATGGGTGCCTTAGATTTTGCTTACCgcaatcctattttattttatttttggataattgaataaaaatcttaaaagcaAAGCTCAACAATGCGacaactcatatatatatatgtacaagaagtgactgaaattgaaaattgaatgtATTTGGTTTATGTATGTTTTTGTTGGTGTATGCTTAGGTGTTTATAGTTTGTGTGATGGGCCAAGGCTATCAAGGGGACCGTATTTGGGGATAACAACGATGTGCTGCGTGGTGTCTCTGATGTTTGTGTCGCTGAAAGCGGTTTACATGTTAAGCATGGTTGATGAGAGTAGTGGGTATGTTAGAGCCTCTGAAATCGCGCTGTTCGTGTGTTCCTCTGCGTTGGCTGTGGGCCATGTTATCGTGGCCTACCGAACAAGTTGCAGAGAAAGGAGGAAGCTTTTGCTCTACAAAATTGACATTGAGGCTGTAAGTCTCTCCACCCCATATCATCATCATAATGTTAATTCATTGCAATTACATACTAACATGCATCATTACTTTTCTTTATGTTCATGTAATCTTCACCATTAAgtttctgattcttctctttgtatttgtatagtttaattttgatgcacaattTAATCTGTTTTATTCTATATTTCAATTAAAACTCACGAATGTATTATTTCTAAAGCAGTGATTGATTcagttaaatattttattttttgtttcgttatatattatataaaaataattatgtcaattggatattttggtaaaaaaaaattgaaaatgaggTGTCTTCTAATATTGAAAGTTTACTACTTTAGTGTAATTTCTAGTATCCATTTTTTGGGGGGTTGTGGTAAGTGTTTTGGTGACATGGATTAATTCCTGGTGTGGAAAATAACAAGGGAATTTTAGTTGGGTAGTGAGGTCCCCACATTGAAAGTACCCTTGAAGATAAGAGGAAATTTCATTTTTGGAGTGCCTCCAATTAATTACTTCAATTAAATCTTTTGGCATTAGTACATAGTATAGGGTGAACTTCCTTCCCTTCTCGAAGGTCAAATTTTTCATattatagattttttattttaatttttttccttgaAAAATGAATATTATTATTGAACACGAAATTCAGATTGGGCATTGATATTCAGCTTTGGCAACACATCAGTTTTGTTGACTTTTCAATACAGCCAAGTTGAGTTGGTTTGAAATTTGGGAATGAGGCAatatatgtaaattatatatGGCCACATGACGATGTTAGACTCCATGTCAACTTTGTCTACATAAAACCCCTTTCCCATTAATtgaccaattttaaatttttaatcactATACAATGCTTAGTAATTAATAATTAGGCTTCTTATGAatacaaaaccaaaaaaaaaaatgtatataatttatatacactattttttataaaaatgattatatacacataaaaaatcaatttttttttatcgaaGATAGGGAGATTTAAACCCACGACCTCTTAGGTGAATATAAGAAAATTatgccatttgaattataatttattagcACATAAAAGATCAGTTATTAAATTAACtatcatgtatttatatataaacatatattatttaatttatttctatatttatttttatttcaatatgtattatatataaattattaatttatttttgtataaataacatgattaattttgtattattaattttagttttaaatgcATTCTTGTGTCTGTATGACTATAATTTTTGAGATAATAAATAAATGAGAGAAAACTTTTACTAATATAATATTTCATTTGATATTtgtattaatattttgtttttttttcttctctttaattATACTCCTCCAAACGTTCCAAAAGCTGGCTGCTAATTTGAATCATTTCAAAATCTCACGTAATTTATTTTTGTCTAGAAACATTGCTGATTGTGATAGATATGCATGACTTGGTCCCCCTGTAATATGAAAATCCTGATATTTTACATTGTTTTCATTTAAAGTCACATTCACTCTTTTGTCTTTCAAAGATTCTGCATGAAATGGGAAGCAACTACCCTTAACTGATGACCAAAGCTGGACaaatattttagatatatatatttttttaaatttagatgtTCGAACATTTTGTTcgttgttttttattgttttactaTCAAAAacttttgtttattaaaaaaattcctaTTAGGTCATGTGCCATATGTAGAGTCAtggagagtatatatatatatatatatttcttgtaTGTAACTAATCTTATCTTAATAATTATCAAATCCTGAAGATAAGATTGTGGCATGTAATGTTGCCACTTGCCACCCCCAATTAGCAACTTGCAAGTTGAATGCTGCCTACTATAGGACCAATAAATACTTGGTCTTTTTTATTGCTCACTTAATCAGAAGATATGCACAGATTGTTGCCCCTTGCTCCACTCACATGGCATAATAATATTTGTAATTCcgctatttataatttttttataataaatatcattttaatattagtattttttgataattaacactctttttttaattaaaaataatttaaatttataatcaattaattagtaataaatatatgtttatatgaatataaaaaatatttgatgtaTAAAAATAGTGTTATTATAATACAGTAATATTATAGGATTAGTACAATTTATTCTTAAgtatttagttattaatatatttttataaacttattttaaaagaaaagactCATATACACTAGTAAAATATGTGTACTACTAAATTTACTGACTAATATAAATGCTGACTCTAAATTTTTCAAGTTTAATATTCACATTCACGTGTATCCAAACAAATAAAATTGATGAAAGAAAATTGACCCTGTTTCTTCTGTTCCTGATATCTTTGCAGATTTCAGCTTGCAAAAATGGGTATCCGAGGTATCCCAAGATTCTTCAAGGGGAAAGAATCAAATGAATCCCCACCATTCATGGcactaacaataacaaattaaattagagggaaccaatattattattatcatcatcagtgtaatatatatatatatatatatatttcagctAACAGCTTCATCAGCTATTCATACTAAGATGCGTCAAAGGATGCTAAGGTAATATAATAACTCCTCAAGAGATGAAATAtgcaattttgaaattaaaaataaataatttgaaataGTGATTTATGAATTTTTATACCAAACTTTCTAATTTTTactccttttttttccttttgttgcAGGTTTATCCGAAGGATTTGCCTTACCTTGATGCCTAACACTCATTAGATTTTACTTTTTACATTTACGGCTACCATGATGCAAAAAGTTGTTGCATGGTGTTTTTAAGTATGTATAAGTGCAAATAATAGATCTTCATCTTTCTGGGGTTTATGtaatatcttttttctttctttttgctc is a window encoding:
- the LOC112783768 gene encoding uncharacterized protein, with the translated sequence MGFFSKEEKSKRVLRGVKTVFFLITMVMSLLLFSAPVLLVIADALVPSALLSTLSSSSSSSSSLSMETLSSHFRNYDFRYSLLDIPLVSIIRSFIIFCVYSLCDGPRLSRGPYLGITTMCCVVSLMFVSLKAVYMLSMVDESSGYVRASEIALFVCSSALAVGHVIVAYRTSCRERRKLLLYKIDIEAISACKNGYPRYPKILQGERIK